In Brassica rapa cultivar Chiifu-401-42 chromosome A06, CAAS_Brap_v3.01, whole genome shotgun sequence, a single window of DNA contains:
- the LOC103872727 gene encoding E3 ubiquitin-protein ligase RNF185, with protein sequence MSDVPSCSSGNNTNSDDSSNFECNICFDLAQDPIVTLCGHLFCWPCLYKWLHLHSTSSECPVCKAVIQEDRLVPLYGRGKSSTDPRSKSIPGIQVPNRPSGQRPETAQPPEPNHGFGHHGFGGFMGGFAAPVASARFGNVTLPAAFGGLIPSLFNLHFHGFPDAAMYGAAAAASGSFPHGFSNPFHGGHSHMHSYQRYTGRQGQQDYHLKALLCFVFMVVVFSLILS encoded by the coding sequence ATGTCTGATGTACCTTCTTGTTCTAGCGGCAACAATACAAACAGCGATGATTCGAGTAACTTTGAATGTAACATCTGCTTTGACTTGGCTCAAGACCCCATTGTGACTCTCTGTGGTCACTTGTTCTGTTGGCCTTGCCTATACAAATGGCTCCATCTCCACTCAACCTCAAGTGAATGTCCCGTTTGCAAAGCAGTGATCCAAGAAGACAGGTTGGTTCCTCTGTACGGTAGAGGCAAATCATCTACCGATCCTAGGTCCAAGTCCATTCCTGGAATCCAAGTGCCGAACCGTCCATCGGGACAGAGACCCGAAACAGCGCAACCACCTGAGCCTAATCATGGTTTTGGTCATCACGGTTTTGGAGGGTTCATGGGAGGTTTTGCAGCTCCGGTGGCGAGTGCTCGGTTCGGGAACGTTACGTTGCCTGCAGCGTTTGGAGGTTTGATACCTTCGTTGTTCAACCTCCATTTCCATGGGTTCCCTGATGCAGCCATGTATggagctgctgctgctgcttctgGTAGTTTCCCTCACGGGTTTTCGAACCCTTTCCATGGAGGACACTCGCATATGCATAGTTATCAACGGTACACGGGGCGACAAGGACAACAAGACTATCACTTGAAGGCATTGCTTTGCTTTGTTTTTATGGTCGTTGTGTTTTCCCTCATCTTAAGCTAG